The DNA segment TGTGTAAGAGTAATGTTGTGTTGTTGTAAAACATTGAATTGAAATGTCTATTTTGACATTTTGTGAaattataatgtgtattaaaatcaTTTGTAGCTGGCGGCTGCTGTCAGGTCAGTGCAACCGTGATATTTTGTGCACAAAACAggttaaaattgtaatacataaAGATACATTGTGGTTGCAGTCTTTTTTTGTTAACATAAAACCTGTGGACAGAGAACAGAAACACATACTGTAAGCAGATTTAGAcattgattaaaaatacataatgcaatgtaataatgtaatgtaatataaaaatgtaaacataatgtatatattttgtacATAAATACAAGTCCATATGCATTGTTGAAATCTTAAAATGTGCGTACAGTACCTCTACAAATAATTTGCGCTTGACTTAATTTTATTAGTAGAATCAACGAGAAAGTATTTATAAGTGTAATTTAAGTGTATCTTTTTTTCCATCTCCTTTGAAACGTAGGCAGTGAATTAAAGTTTTGTGTCATTATGGGTTAGCAATGGTGCACTAAAATCcaatgaaaacagatttttttaaatcacacgtGTCctatttcaaaaaaataaaaaaaacattttgtcttaAATTACAAAAGTCCATTCAAAATTGTACATTAATTAATGTTGGGTAAGTGTAAATATATGCATGTAGATGGTAGATAGTTAACATATCTTCTGATTTTGTCATTTCATAGCACACGTAAAAATTGCTGGATATTCTTCTTTACCAGCTTCATCTTCAGTTCCACTTGCTGGTTTTTATTATGATTACTTAGCAATGATATCTGTTGAATGATTTCTTGATAGACTGTTCAAGGAGCTACTATTTTTATAAACAAATGGCAAAATTTCCTCTACTACAACAAGGTATCCAAAGGCTTAATATCCTAAGTATCTTAACCCTTAAAGCTTTATATACACAGACAACTATAAATGAtccattggtttgtttatttcctaaaaaagtgtaaacactgtggctctgaggCTCCATCaaatcattgctctgtttgttcaaGCTTCACAACCAGCCAGTCCCAAACATGGTGatggctgagttcagaatggcatacttcCAAACAACCCTTAGTATTTCTgccatggcagaagtagtaagagtagtatgggtagtatgccatttcgaacTCAGCCATTTGTTCAACTAATGTTGTGAGTTTGGGGAGGGACTACCTGTATGGACCATACAGTCTGTGGTATGGACCAATAGTAGATGGGGGAATGTTTTGGAAAAGGACTTAAAGACAATTGCACACATCAACTGTAAAGGTATTAAAAaggtaaataaatatttgtttatttgggtTTTGAATAAATGTTGTTAACAATATCTGTGAATTGAATGTCTTCTGCATCGACACCAATTTACTGACCCCGTGAaatcaaatgtaattaaaatgaagtcTATATATGTTAGTTTGAGGTCAACTATATGCTATTGTACTTCTATACACATTCAAAATGTACAGCCTCTCTCTTCTGGGAATACAGACAAACATATTTTGATGACActtattttgtccaatcaaatgatctgtagaatgagaatgtccctcctcctaatgccatctatttttgaCTAGCAATGGACTACTAACATAACTGCTTCCACCTTCTGTTTACTGAGGATGAGGCATTTCTATTAACAATTTTCCTATTTCCTACATGCAGAGATTCATGAGAaggcagattttattttatttttttaatttttagggctgtcagttatttaaaacaataaaatatgtttCTGCCGTTATCGTGACTGATCTCAAATTTCTAATTTGCTAAATGTACATTCAGTTCCTGAATAATAAACAACAGTATTTAACCTGGGGCAGTCCACTGCTGACATTCTCATTAATGCCGTGTTTCATTGACTGATGATATTTCATATCTGTTGAGCtttaacagtaattaaatttcACCACACAACAGTTGCAAAAtacttcacttttattaaatgccccatatggattttatttataaataaatgatctTTTCTCTTACTCTAATCAGTCTTtaaaaatcacacagaacagaatgaagcagTTTTAATATCCAGTTGAATAATAACAGCTTTAAACATATTTACTGAATTTCAAACGTTATAACTCGATATCTCTGGCAGCTCTACTACTTTTTACATGAAGCTACAGTACTGTGCGAAAGTTTTAGGCAATTGTGAAAAAATTTGTATAGTGAGgatattttcaaatataatgccatgaatatgtttttttattttttattttttaataattcttttaggtacacctggacacactttttcttggttgttagcagatgggatgttccaagcttcttggagaacttgccacagtttttCTATCTACACTGTAAATCCGAACAAGTTAGCAGAACTAAACAAAATTGAGGTAATCAATTACATCAaaaattttaagttaataaattacaaGTTTAAGTAAGCAGCACTGTCAGATTTTGTACTACTCATgcatgttgatttttttattgaataactATAAGCTCATGCATTTTAATGGTACTTAACTTTAAATTAAACTCAATATCACTATGTAGGGTCAAATTTAATACatcaagtagagggaacctaactaGAACAAGCTAAtacagtgaatgttagcatgctgaatgcatgctgCTTGGATAAACCATGCTTTGATTAGCACAGCAATTGTTCAACAGGTATATCAATATACTATAGAATGATCTACTACTCTTCCTGTCCTCAAGCTATCCTCAAGCTCCACAATTCACTATAATGGTAACCCCACAAAAACTTTAACGTGACAGAAACTCttcaaaacaacacaacaaaacattaaacactaacaagtatctccctttacattcatcttgcacaaatatacactatataaCACTCTCGATATACTCTCCCTATCGAATGCcatgtaaagcatgctgggaaataaaaatccccttcccagtttcagttaaatttaagttcctgtaaatttaaagagttcataaaactcaaaacattaaacaattcaggttacttaaaaggtgtaagTTTTGTGAACTCAGAAgaaaaagttctaaatactcatcaaggttaatttatttgaactaatttattTGCTACTTCTTTCTTGTTAATCTTTCTACCTCTAGTAAATGTGCGCTGCTCATTCAACTGTAAATATTTGCTCTCGGTTCAGccgttctcttaaagagacagtatcaatttagtgcttgttatactgtacatatcaatgtaaactccaTGCAAATCACACAAGTgcataaaaacaaacatgtaatgAAATGTACTAATGTAGTAAGTGGAATAAATGTGTGTATACATAAACATTTAAAGccacaatcatacattatgaaatattttaacttcagaactTCACTGTAAACATTAAAGAATTAAACAAATAGACTCGTCCCACATCTATGCAGgaatttggttatttttttgcatagtagttgtgatatagtagcactttaattatatttttttataatatagttattaaataattgttatagctgtaattctatttttatatttgggttCCAACATCCAAAaatttgtatgaaatttcaaagtgACAACAGCTTTTATcgttattaaaaatgcaatttcaattaattattttgagcattagggtttacagtgtatttaggctgtctcatttgacccttcgctaagctgcGCCTtaaagcgcttctgaccaatcctgttttagcaactgttgccctgccgccattactctgacacgcgtttgctattttccaatgacagtctatgggagtaatgtgtatttgagtacttttaagcgggattttatcaaaataatccaaaaaatgtaaaacacattgttgtcatttgtaatagtgacacgagttacccagagaggatacccgcagtgtttttctttctttctttttttttctttttcttttttttaaatctctaaaTAAATCTAGAGAAgtgcatgttatggattaaactgtgtcagccctcattccctttttttttcatttttgtttttcatttttagtccctggcacagagtactgtcattttaaaaggaGTCTGCGGAACATTGGAAccggaacaaaaaaatacagtttctgctcagaattaagtgaaattaaaaacatttcatttttagtctctggtacagtatatgcaaaaatcatgcattaacatttCAACATATAGCGATATACTTATCTATGAAACAATGATACAAAATAGagataaaacatacttttaataaaaacatataaatggGTGATGCATGCGTTCATcaggtctctctctcctctctcaaaTGTAGAGCTTTGCAGTGTTTGAAACATGTAGTTGTTTAATTCAAAGATCGCTGGTACTTACACCCTTTCTTAATCTCCTTCAACCTTCTTTGATTTGTGGTCAAGCTGATCTGAGGTTAAATGTCTGCTTCAGACATCCGTGTGAGGAGAAACGgtgaaatgtgcttaagtgtttACCAGCCATTGCTTTCTCAGATCGGCTTGGGCTATAGCTTTACAAATTTTGATTCCACAAAATTTTGAAGTACACAGTGATGTTCAGAatatttctcctctctctctgaaaACGTCCAGACTTTAAAATCATCTTCCCAACACTCATTTTAAGTGGAGTTTTGGAAATTAGGCAACCACCAGGACACATTGTAAATACATTTCACAGGAAACTAGTGAACTGCATTATTTCAAAATGGAAGTCCGTAATGAAGCTCAGTTCAAGTAGCCCATAGTGAGTAGCAAATCATGATCATGTTCCaaattcctgtttcagtaggaaattcaaaaacacaggaaaaaagaaaaactgcttTGGTTAAACCTAGTCATGGGAACTTTACATCAACTCATAAAAAGCGCTAGTATTTTATCCCTTTGTAGTCTGAAGGACTTACTGTTTAGACACCAAACTTCtaactcagacacactcttttCAGATCCTTGAACTCGAACACAAGAATATTTTCTTGAAAGTGTTCCGTAGCTCTGCGCTACGGAAGGCATAGATGGCTGGATCAATAACTGCATGACTCACCAGCAGCACTAAATGCAGCTGAAAGAGGGAGCGATAGCACTCACAGTAGGGGTTCTGAGGACAAATCAGAAGAATTAGTAGGTGAAGGCAGAAAGGAGCCCAGCAGGCCACAAACACCCCGATCAACATGGTGAGTGTCAGCGCTCCTCTCAGACCAGTCGTCCTATTTCGCATTGTGGCACCTGGCATAGATGCTATCCTGTTGGCATGGTGGCGTGCTAACAGGAACATATGCACATAGAGCAAGAGGATGAAAAGTAGAGCTGTGAAGAGGAGGACAATGAAGAAGATCATTACAGTGGATGCATTGAAGAACCCGATCATGAGCGCTCCACTGGTGCCACACAACACCCAGATGCTGAGCAAAATAACCACCACACGACGCATGGTCATAAGTGTGTGGTACCGTAGTGCGTGGAATATGGTGATGTATCGATCTACGGCTATGGCAAGGATACTGTAGATGGAGCCCAGGAAGCACATGCAGAGTAGAGAGtccatgatgtcatctattttccGCTCAGTAATGCCACGGGAGTCCAAGTGTCCGGCATCTGTAAACAACAGCATGATGTTCTCCCAGCCTTTGGAGAGGCCGCTGATAGTGTTGAACACAGCCAGATTGCAGATGAAGCAGTACATGGGAGAATGAAGGTTCTTGTTTTTGATTACAGCCACTACCACCAAGAGGTTCTCGCTTAGACTGATGATGGCGATGGCCAGAAAAACCTCGTTGGGAACCTGAATCTCAGGACAGTCTGTGTGGTTTTTGGATGGAGCACCTGTTCTAAAGTTCAGGGTGGATGGAGCAGTTGTTGGTAACCACATGATTGGAAATCACACTTGGCCGTTGGATTGTGGTTTATCAACTGAAGATTTGTTAAGAAAGGGCCTGTAGGGAAATGGaggaaacaaagattttaaggaatagttcacacaaaaattacaattactctccctcatgttttatcaaacccgtatgactttcttacttctgtggaacatggtgttaggcagaatgttagcctcaacaaccattcattttcatagaaTGGAAAAGATTCAATGAAAGCGTATGgtgacattctgtctaacattctctttctgtgttccataggaaaaaaagtaataaaggtaaaaaaataaaaaaataaaaataaaaataaaaaaacacgatggtaacagaatttttcatatttgggtgaaatattcctttaatggaaatACAACAGATGTTTTCTtcctttttaaagaaataaaagagtgaATATTTCACTTTCTCAGATATATTGTAGTATGTACAGCACTGTAGGGTGTACTTCTAATTTAAGTTAAAGATTTAGTCCCTCTCTTCAATTTCCCATTTTCAAAACCCATTTCTTTTCATGCTCATAATGACTGAACAGCCTCAGGTGATGTGCAGGAAGGGGATCCATCCTTCATCATTCCAGTAGTGCACAGTATGTTTCCCACTTCCtgaaatctccacttttactttcacttccacattcttcttcttcttcttctttttcttttttttttctttttttctttcacattcttTGTTCACATTGtctgggctggtcaaaggtggacatttgtagtaaaaaaggatttaaggaaaccttatgaattacttttatgctggctttatgtgattttttaagattcaaagttctggttatCATTCACTTGCcacatggaccaacagagctgaaatattcttctaaaaatcttcatttgtgttctgttgaagaaagaaagtcatacacatctctgttggcatgagagtgagtaaattatgagatttttgggtgaactatccctttaatgtaataaTCTCACATGTGGTTAATCTACAGAACCTAAGTGAACTTGAGGTGAACTGACATTATACATTCACTTAAAATTATTCTGGGACCAGTTAGTTAAAAGTAACAGCagaaatggctaagaaaagtaaAGATAGTTCTGAGggaaggtctagcatcatttgcttGCAGCCGTCCTAATCTTCATTGTTTCCTGTTTGTCTATTGAACAGAGTGCAAATAGAGGAACATTTTACAGAGTAAGCTGATTTAGGAAATTATGATGATGACAATGCAGCAATTAATGATGAAATCAGACAAAATGAGTCATTGTAGCATTATATTATCTGATGCTTACAAAACATCTAAAAGCATCTCAGTCTTGAAGGAGAGAAGCCAATGGATCAAACATAACCTCAAGAGTGAATCAAAGACAGAAAAGGGGTGAAAGAGAGCTGGAGACATCTTGTCATCGGCCACAATAATGCACTT comes from the Myxocyprinus asiaticus isolate MX2 ecotype Aquarium Trade chromosome 15, UBuf_Myxa_2, whole genome shotgun sequence genome and includes:
- the LOC127452804 gene encoding adrenocorticotropic hormone receptor-like, which produces MWLPTTAPSTLNFRTGAPSKNHTDCPEIQVPNEVFLAIAIISLSENLLVVVAVIKNKNLHSPMYCFICNLAVFNTISGLSKGWENIMLLFTDAGHLDSRGITERKIDDIMDSLLCMCFLGSIYSILAIAVDRYITIFHALRYHTLMTMRRVVVILLSIWVLCGTSGALMIGFFNASTVMIFFIVLLFTALLFILLLYVHMFLLARHHANRIASMPGATMRNRTTGLRGALTLTMLIGVFVACWAPFCLHLLILLICPQNPYCECYRSLFQLHLVLLVSHAVIDPAIYAFRSAELRNTFKKIFLCSSSRI